In Phycisphaerales bacterium, the following proteins share a genomic window:
- the uvrA gene encoding excinuclease ABC subunit UvrA yields the protein MRVRGAREHNLRGIDVDIPRDQLIVVTGLSGSGKSSLAFDTIFAEGQRKYMESLSAYARQFLDQLQKPNVETIEGLPPTIAIEQRASGHNPRSTVATTTEIYDYLRLLFARCGTPRCWHGADGSEPLCDRVIQRSSATQIVDAIMALPEGTKLMLLAPLVRGKKGYHRDVLEKLQTEGFVRARVNGGIIDLREALKEPGENPLNLGRYEQHSIEAVIDRVIVRADGRGRMADSVETGLRLGEGLLIVSTQQGAEGTDTWLDQLYSEHFACPVHPECSLPELEPRLFSFNSPFGACPTCLGLGTIQEFDLDLIVDDPSLTIAEGAISAFAKIGHAYRSWFSAAIRRACKRFGIDMHTPFASLPREHRSILLDGSGQSGRKRNGKAAPHFTGVIPILKERFANTQNERVKERLSMLLSQTPCPACRGRRLRVEALHVFLTGPGERRINIADFTEMTVEQADDFAAGLVLTREQQEIARPILKEILARLGFLRSVGLGYLNLNRRTGTLSGGEAQRIRLATQVGTGLVGVCYVLDEPTIGLHQRDNDRLIATLRHLSDIGNTVIVVEHDEDMIRAADHILDLGPGPGVHGGLIVAQGDVAAIIASKDSITGQYLSGRERIELPQQRREMSASTAITVKGASANNLKNIDVSFPLGGVICVTGVSGSGKSTLVNEVLLKAVRRHLSLGRDKPGEHKRITGLNKIDRIIDVDQSPIGRTPRSNPATYTGFFDDIRKLFTKTKEARVRGYQPGRFSFNVKGGRCEVCEGQGTKKIEMHFLPDVYVECEACGGTRYNRETLEITFKGKNIAQVLAMTVEEGVEFFEAHPAILRMLECLHDVGLDYIQIGQPSTTLSGGEAQRIKLAAELGKGSTLHGQSQHTLYILDEPTTGLHFADIKKLLSVLNRLAEQGNTLVVIEHNLDVVKCADWIIDLGPEGGEAGGSVVAAGTPEDVMRIDASHTGRWMRKHLGGGDGASPAKPRSAKRSPKKQSPAPRKKVRQSVKRK from the coding sequence ATCCGCGTGCGCGGCGCGCGGGAGCACAACCTGCGCGGCATCGACGTAGATATACCGCGCGACCAGCTCATCGTCGTCACCGGCCTGTCGGGCTCGGGAAAGAGTTCACTCGCGTTTGACACGATCTTCGCCGAAGGTCAGCGGAAGTACATGGAGTCGCTGTCGGCGTATGCGCGGCAATTCCTCGACCAGTTGCAGAAGCCCAATGTCGAGACCATCGAGGGCCTGCCGCCGACTATCGCCATCGAGCAGCGCGCCAGCGGACACAATCCGCGCTCGACCGTTGCCACGACGACGGAAATCTACGACTACCTGAGATTGCTCTTTGCGCGCTGCGGCACGCCGCGCTGCTGGCATGGCGCTGACGGCAGCGAACCTCTCTGCGATCGCGTCATCCAGCGATCCAGCGCCACGCAGATCGTCGATGCCATCATGGCCCTGCCTGAAGGCACGAAACTCATGCTGCTGGCGCCACTGGTGCGCGGCAAGAAGGGCTACCACCGTGACGTCCTCGAGAAGCTGCAAACGGAAGGCTTCGTCCGCGCCCGCGTGAACGGCGGCATCATCGACCTGCGCGAAGCGCTCAAGGAGCCGGGCGAGAATCCGCTCAATCTCGGGCGCTACGAACAGCACAGCATCGAAGCCGTCATCGATCGCGTGATCGTCCGGGCGGACGGGCGCGGGCGCATGGCGGATTCGGTCGAGACGGGGTTGCGGTTGGGCGAGGGGCTGCTGATCGTCTCGACCCAGCAAGGGGCGGAGGGAACCGACACCTGGTTGGATCAACTTTACAGCGAACACTTCGCCTGCCCGGTGCATCCGGAGTGCAGTCTGCCGGAACTCGAGCCGCGCCTGTTCAGTTTCAACTCGCCTTTTGGCGCCTGCCCGACGTGCCTGGGTCTGGGCACGATCCAGGAGTTCGATCTCGATCTCATCGTTGACGATCCTTCGCTGACGATCGCGGAGGGCGCCATCAGCGCGTTCGCGAAGATCGGCCACGCGTACCGCTCGTGGTTTTCGGCGGCGATCCGGCGGGCGTGCAAGCGCTTCGGCATCGACATGCACACGCCATTTGCCTCGCTGCCGCGCGAGCACCGCTCGATTCTCCTCGACGGCTCGGGCCAGAGCGGCCGCAAGCGCAACGGCAAGGCGGCCCCCCACTTCACCGGCGTGATTCCGATCCTCAAGGAGCGCTTCGCCAACACGCAGAACGAGCGGGTGAAAGAGCGACTGAGCATGCTGCTGAGCCAGACACCCTGCCCGGCCTGCCGCGGGCGGCGCCTGCGGGTCGAAGCGCTGCACGTCTTCCTGACCGGCCCCGGCGAGCGGCGCATCAACATCGCCGACTTCACGGAGATGACCGTCGAGCAAGCGGACGACTTCGCCGCGGGCCTCGTCCTGACGCGCGAGCAGCAGGAGATCGCCCGGCCGATTCTCAAGGAGATTCTTGCCCGGCTCGGCTTCCTGCGCAGCGTCGGCCTGGGCTATCTCAATCTCAACCGGCGCACGGGCACGCTCTCGGGCGGCGAAGCGCAGCGGATCCGCCTGGCGACGCAGGTGGGAACGGGACTCGTGGGCGTGTGCTACGTCCTCGACGAGCCGACCATCGGCCTGCACCAGCGCGACAACGACCGGCTCATTGCGACGCTGCGACACCTGAGCGACATCGGCAACACCGTCATCGTCGTCGAGCACGATGAAGACATGATCCGCGCCGCCGACCACATTCTCGATCTCGGCCCCGGGCCGGGCGTGCACGGCGGTCTCATCGTCGCGCAGGGCGACGTGGCGGCCATTATTGCGTCGAAGGACTCGATCACCGGACAGTATCTCTCGGGCAGAGAACGCATTGAACTTCCCCAGCAGCGGCGCGAGATGAGCGCGAGCACGGCCATCACCGTCAAGGGCGCCAGCGCCAACAACCTCAAGAACATTGACGTCTCATTTCCTCTGGGCGGCGTCATCTGCGTGACCGGCGTGAGCGGCTCGGGCAAATCGACGCTCGTAAACGAAGTGCTGCTCAAGGCCGTACGGCGCCATCTCAGCCTCGGCCGCGACAAGCCCGGCGAGCACAAGCGCATCACCGGATTGAACAAGATCGACCGCATCATCGACGTGGATCAATCTCCCATCGGCCGCACGCCGCGCAGCAATCCCGCGACGTACACCGGCTTCTTTGATGACATCCGCAAACTCTTCACGAAGACGAAGGAAGCCCGCGTGCGCGGCTACCAGCCGGGCCGGTTCAGTTTCAACGTCAAGGGCGGGCGCTGTGAAGTCTGCGAGGGCCAGGGCACCAAGAAGATCGAGATGCACTTCCTGCCCGACGTCTATGTCGAGTGCGAGGCGTGCGGCGGCACCCGCTACAACCGCGAAACGCTCGAAATCACCTTCAAGGGCAAGAACATCGCTCAGGTGCTGGCGATGACCGTCGAAGAGGGCGTCGAGTTTTTCGAAGCCCACCCGGCGATTCTGCGCATGCTCGAGTGCCTGCACGACGTGGGGCTCGATTACATCCAGATCGGCCAGCCTTCGACGACGCTCTCAGGCGGCGAAGCGCAGCGCATCAAACTCGCCGCCGAACTGGGCAAGGGTTCGACGCTGCACGGCCAGAGCCAGCACACGCTCTACATCCTCGACGAGCCCACCACCGGGCTGCACTTTGCCGACATCAAGAAACTGCTGTCGGTGCTGAATCGACTCGCTGAACAGGGCAACACGCTCGTCGTCATCGAACACAACCTGGATGTGGTCAAGTGCGCCGACTGGATCATTGACCTCGGCCCCGAAGGCGGCGAGGCGGGCGGCAGCGTCGTGGCCGCGGGCACGCCCGAAGACGTGATGCGCATCGACGCGAGCCACACCGGACGGTGGATGCGCAAACATCTCGGCGGCGGCGATGGCGCGAGCCCGGCCAAGCCGCGCAGCGCCAAGCGCTCACCCAAGAAGCAATCGCCTGCTCCTCGCAAGAAGGTGCGGCAGAGCGTCAAGCGGAAGTGA
- a CDS encoding STAS domain-containing protein — translation MASTDEVPVEFEQQGDAVVLRPSGEIDLARSPSLRTTISRAQTDKPRRLIFDLTEVPYMDSSGVATLVEAMQVARRYHGSVILCGLHERVRSIFEIARLDMVFKIVDSLDEALLA, via the coding sequence ATGGCCAGCACAGACGAAGTCCCGGTTGAATTTGAGCAGCAAGGCGACGCCGTCGTCCTGCGCCCTTCGGGGGAGATCGATCTGGCGCGCTCGCCGTCGCTGCGCACGACCATCAGCCGCGCGCAGACCGACAAGCCGCGGCGTCTGATCTTCGACCTCACGGAAGTGCCCTATATGGACAGTTCGGGCGTGGCAACGCTCGTCGAGGCCATGCAGGTTGCCCGCCGCTACCACGGATCCGTGATTCTCTGCGGCCTGCACGAGCGGGTTCGTTCAATCTTCGAGATCGCCCGGCTCGATATGGTTTTCAAGATCGTCGATTCGCTTGACGAGGCGCTGCTGGCCTAG
- the nusB gene encoding transcription antitermination factor NusB, with product MSTPTPHNVRRLALQMLYQLDARQGEDADAIRDSLLNASRGEQFSGPWAVPTLDDPSAHRQAFVTALAAWNARGQADQMATALAPEWPTHRQPVVDRNVIRLCWYEMTEGGVPPKAAVNEAIELAKEFGTDRSGAFLNGVLDRMLKRVLNAEHEHEHEAGEAREPVDNPVLHTEYWSSE from the coding sequence GTGTCTACTCCGACTCCGCACAACGTCCGCCGCCTCGCCCTGCAGATGCTCTATCAGCTCGATGCGCGTCAGGGTGAAGACGCGGATGCGATTCGCGATTCGCTGCTCAACGCGTCGCGCGGCGAGCAATTCTCCGGGCCGTGGGCCGTGCCCACGCTCGACGACCCGAGCGCCCATCGCCAGGCGTTTGTCACGGCGCTGGCCGCATGGAACGCGCGCGGCCAGGCCGATCAGATGGCCACGGCCCTGGCGCCCGAATGGCCGACGCACCGCCAGCCCGTGGTCGATCGCAATGTGATCCGCCTGTGCTGGTACGAGATGACCGAAGGCGGCGTGCCCCCCAAGGCCGCCGTGAACGAAGCCATCGAACTGGCCAAGGAATTCGGCACCGACCGCAGCGGCGCGTTTCTCAACGGCGTGCTCGATCGCATGCTCAAGCGCGTGCTCAACGCCGAGCACGAGCACGAGCACGAAGCCGGCGAAGCGCGCGAGCCGGTGGACAACCCGGTCCTGCACACCGAGTACTGGAGTTCCGAATAG
- a CDS encoding glycosyltransferase family 4 protein — protein sequence MLILHLSTRLILGGSQENTVLSCEGQARAGHEVHLAFGPIYGPEGSLLERVQAFRTADARGITTHTVPHLVRELSPWRDRMAYSECRRLIAKIDPDIVHTHSSKAGILGRLAGWKEGGAAGRRGIIHTIHGLPFHPYESRWRNWVYIQAERIAARRCHAIVTVCDAMKTQALAAKIGRDDLYTTAYSGMETEQFLDPGVTREQVREQLGLSPEDFVIGTVARLAELKGHDDLLDAIGEIMRVSPNWKMLWVGDGWWRDRLMSRVRELGLEKQVILTGLVPPEQVPAMMRAMDVLVHPSYREGLPRTVPQALLSGVPVVAYSVDGAPEVCIDGQTGRLVAPGQRRALSEAIAWMADHPAERAAMAERGRELCRERFSVQRMVDDLQVVYERVLQRLTGRSSGST from the coding sequence ATGCTCATCCTCCACCTCTCAACCCGGCTCATACTCGGCGGCTCGCAGGAGAACACCGTTCTCTCCTGCGAAGGGCAGGCGCGGGCCGGGCATGAAGTGCACCTCGCATTTGGCCCCATCTACGGGCCCGAAGGCTCGCTGCTCGAACGCGTTCAGGCGTTTCGCACGGCCGATGCTCGCGGCATAACGACGCACACCGTGCCTCATCTCGTGCGCGAACTATCGCCCTGGCGCGATCGGATGGCTTACAGCGAGTGCCGCCGCCTCATCGCGAAGATCGATCCCGACATCGTGCACACGCACTCATCCAAGGCCGGCATCCTCGGCCGCCTCGCCGGGTGGAAGGAGGGTGGCGCTGCCGGTCGGCGCGGCATCATCCACACCATCCACGGCCTGCCCTTCCACCCCTACGAGTCGCGCTGGCGTAACTGGGTCTACATTCAGGCCGAACGCATTGCGGCGCGGCGCTGCCACGCCATCGTGACCGTCTGCGACGCCATGAAGACCCAGGCGCTGGCTGCGAAGATCGGCCGCGACGACCTTTACACCACCGCCTACAGCGGCATGGAGACCGAGCAGTTTCTCGATCCCGGCGTGACGCGCGAGCAGGTGCGCGAGCAACTCGGCCTGTCACCCGAGGATTTCGTCATCGGCACCGTGGCGCGCCTTGCCGAACTCAAGGGTCACGATGATCTGCTCGACGCGATCGGCGAGATCATGCGCGTCAGTCCGAACTGGAAAATGCTCTGGGTGGGCGACGGCTGGTGGCGCGATCGGCTCATGAGCAGGGTGCGCGAACTCGGGCTCGAGAAGCAGGTCATCCTGACGGGCCTGGTTCCGCCGGAACAAGTGCCGGCGATGATGCGCGCGATGGATGTGCTCGTTCACCCGAGTTACCGCGAGGGGCTGCCGCGCACGGTGCCGCAGGCGCTGCTCAGCGGTGTGCCCGTCGTCGCGTACAGCGTAGATGGCGCGCCGGAGGTCTGCATCGACGGACAGACCGGTCGGCTCGTTGCGCCCGGACAGCGCCGGGCGCTGAGCGAGGCGATCGCCTGGATGGCGGATCACCCCGCCGAGCGGGCAGCAATGGCCGAGCGTGGCCGCGAACTCTGCCGCGAACGCTTCAGCGTGCAGCGCATGGTCGACGATCTGCAGGTGGTCTACGAACGCGTCCTCCAGCGGCTGACGGGCCGGTCGTCCGGCTCGACATAA
- a CDS encoding ABC transporter permease yields the protein MSEAEPQTEPASSRAVQGVAFVGERWLDFQHNVGGVWYLFVDVMRWITKALASRRIRLGRVAIVSQVVRLGARAIGIVMLLSMAIGAILALQMEPPLRDFGQTDKIANIIGVAVLRELGPLISAVILTGFAGAAVAAEVGTMVVGEEIEALEAHALNPVRFLVVPRVIATTFSLVCLTVISNIVAIAAGMFISVYVHDVPAVQYWDNTLSQCKPGDLLTGLVKAAVFGMLIGLISCYNGLRVTGGAAGVGRATTATVVASVVSVIFADLIFTTIFFSLEWT from the coding sequence ATGAGCGAAGCTGAGCCCCAGACCGAGCCCGCCTCCTCCCGCGCCGTGCAGGGCGTCGCGTTTGTCGGTGAGCGGTGGCTCGACTTCCAGCACAACGTCGGGGGCGTGTGGTACCTCTTCGTTGACGTGATGCGCTGGATCACCAAGGCGCTCGCCTCGCGCCGCATCCGGCTGGGCCGCGTCGCTATCGTCAGCCAGGTCGTCCGCCTTGGCGCGCGGGCCATCGGCATCGTGATGCTGCTCTCGATGGCCATCGGCGCCATCCTGGCGCTGCAGATGGAGCCGCCGCTGCGCGATTTCGGCCAGACGGACAAGATCGCCAACATCATCGGGGTGGCGGTGCTGCGCGAACTGGGCCCGCTCATCAGCGCCGTTATCCTCACCGGCTTTGCCGGCGCCGCCGTCGCCGCCGAGGTCGGGACCATGGTGGTCGGCGAGGAAATCGAAGCGCTCGAGGCACACGCGCTCAATCCGGTGCGGTTTCTCGTGGTGCCGCGCGTGATCGCGACCACGTTCTCGCTGGTGTGCCTGACGGTGATCTCCAACATCGTCGCGATCGCCGCGGGCATGTTTATTTCGGTCTACGTGCACGATGTGCCGGCGGTGCAGTACTGGGACAACACGCTCAGCCAGTGCAAACCCGGTGACCTGCTCACGGGGCTGGTCAAGGCGGCGGTGTTCGGGATGCTCATCGGACTGATTTCGTGCTACAACGGCCTGCGCGTAACCGGCGGCGCCGCGGGCGTCGGTCGCGCCACCACCGCGACCGTGGTGGCGAGCGTGGTGTCGGTCATCTTCGCCGACCTGATCTTCACCACGATCTTCTTCTCACTCGAGTGGACGTGA
- the rsmA gene encoding ribosomal RNA small subunit methyltransferase A, which yields MQTLSQIRELLAQRDLRPKHRFGQNFLHDQNQLRKLIAAADVRPGELILEVGPGTGTLTEALLEAGAEVVACEIDADMAGIVAEHVTPRFPDRLTLIETDCLSTKHEIAPEVTAHLRRPFKLVANLPYQIASPLLSTLLIDWVDPAPATPCTGMFITVQREAAERIVSGPRTKQYGVLSVLCQALAEVEMIARLGPQCFWPAPKVDSAMIAIRPRPEPAVHDRRGFAAFLQRLFSSRRKQLGGILGRDCRWPEGIDPSQRPEELSVSQIAALLEAVRG from the coding sequence GTGCAGACGCTTTCGCAGATCCGTGAACTTCTCGCCCAGCGCGACCTGCGGCCGAAGCACCGCTTCGGGCAGAACTTTCTCCACGACCAGAACCAGCTGCGCAAACTGATCGCCGCCGCGGATGTGCGGCCAGGCGAATTGATCCTCGAAGTCGGCCCCGGCACCGGCACACTCACCGAGGCCCTGCTCGAAGCGGGCGCAGAAGTAGTCGCGTGCGAAATCGACGCCGACATGGCGGGCATCGTCGCCGAGCACGTGACGCCGCGATTCCCCGATCGCCTCACGCTCATCGAGACGGATTGCCTCTCCACCAAGCACGAGATTGCGCCGGAAGTGACGGCACATCTCCGCCGTCCGTTCAAGCTCGTGGCGAATCTGCCCTACCAGATCGCCAGCCCGCTGCTCTCGACGCTGCTCATCGACTGGGTCGACCCGGCGCCCGCCACGCCCTGCACGGGCATGTTCATCACCGTGCAGCGCGAGGCGGCCGAGCGCATCGTCAGTGGCCCGCGGACGAAGCAGTACGGCGTTCTTTCGGTGCTTTGCCAGGCGCTGGCCGAAGTTGAGATGATCGCCAGGCTCGGGCCGCAGTGCTTCTGGCCCGCGCCGAAGGTGGACAGCGCCATGATCGCCATCCGGCCGCGACCCGAACCGGCCGTGCACGACCGCCGCGGCTTTGCGGCCTTTCTGCAGCGTCTCTTCAGCAGTCGGCGCAAGCAGTTGGGCGGCATTCTCGGCCGCGACTGCCGCTGGCCTGAAGGGATAGATCCCTCGCAGCGACCTGAGGAACTTTCGGTGTCGCAGATCGCCGCGCTGCTCGAAGCCGTCAGAGGGTGA
- a CDS encoding DUF2934 domain-containing protein: MATNRSGNIRPGGTGVATRSRSERSVAPPAPVEVPALARRQTPGVITHDMIAARAYELWKMRGGDADQNWREAEQLLRSGM, translated from the coding sequence ATGGCAACAAACCGCTCAGGCAACATCAGACCCGGGGGCACAGGCGTCGCCACCCGCTCGCGGTCGGAACGCTCGGTCGCGCCGCCGGCGCCCGTGGAGGTCCCAGCGCTCGCCCGTCGGCAGACGCCGGGCGTCATCACGCACGACATGATTGCCGCGCGGGCCTACGAACTCTGGAAGATGCGCGGCGGCGATGCCGACCAGAACTGGCGCGAGGCCGAGCAGCTGCTGCGCAGCGGGATGTAG
- a CDS encoding UbiA family prenyltransferase, which yields MIRPLVVNLLSTVQLTRLTHAFAAVANLWFIILWSRDVNLEHQMAARIGESPLWIALALASILGVGLSTYGGALNDVFDANRDTTFAPNRPIPSGRISAQAAAIIGFVSLLSALLVAAILDQTVLLMTLFCAAAILFYNAAAKYVPGVGLVTLGVVYASEMLILNFGLRFVWPIMLVVAHAMVVQAAAYRLEQKRPRLTPLTIIGGVIGYIAICVFLLWQSREKGWLWDPAFPWVGIIWPVAAALLFLISSVHKVRFASSPTFAAEKLQRYGSLWIGVYGICWLLGTGLWTGAAILACLVAAAVLWMMVVRDLGAWIEQPIGYRW from the coding sequence ATGATCCGCCCGCTCGTCGTCAACCTGCTCTCGACGGTGCAACTCACCCGGCTGACGCACGCGTTCGCCGCCGTGGCCAACCTGTGGTTCATCATCCTGTGGTCGCGGGATGTCAATCTCGAGCACCAGATGGCGGCGAGGATCGGCGAATCGCCTCTCTGGATCGCCTTAGCCCTGGCGTCGATCCTCGGCGTGGGGCTTTCGACCTACGGCGGCGCGCTCAACGACGTCTTTGACGCCAACCGGGACACCACCTTCGCGCCCAACCGGCCAATCCCCTCGGGACGCATCTCGGCCCAGGCCGCGGCGATCATCGGCTTTGTTTCGCTGCTCAGCGCGCTTCTGGTCGCGGCGATTCTCGATCAGACGGTGCTGCTGATGACGCTTTTCTGCGCCGCGGCGATTCTCTTCTACAACGCCGCGGCCAAGTACGTGCCGGGAGTCGGCCTGGTCACGCTGGGAGTGGTCTACGCGTCAGAGATGCTCATTCTCAACTTCGGCCTGCGCTTCGTCTGGCCGATCATGCTCGTGGTGGCGCATGCCATGGTGGTGCAGGCCGCCGCTTACCGGCTCGAGCAGAAGCGGCCGCGCCTCACTCCGCTGACGATCATCGGCGGCGTGATCGGGTACATCGCGATCTGCGTGTTTCTGCTCTGGCAATCGCGCGAGAAGGGCTGGCTGTGGGACCCGGCCTTTCCGTGGGTGGGGATCATCTGGCCTGTCGCCGCGGCTCTGCTCTTTCTCATCAGCAGCGTCCACAAAGTGCGCTTTGCGTCCAGCCCAACTTTTGCGGCCGAAAAACTCCAGCGCTACGGCTCGCTCTGGATCGGCGTGTACGGCATCTGCTGGTTGCTTGGCACCGGCCTCTGGACGGGCGCGGCAATTCTCGCCTGCCTCGTCGCCGCCGCCGTCCTCTGGATGATGGTGGTGCGCGACCTGGGCGCGTGGATTGAGCAGCCCATCGGCTACCGATGGTGA
- a CDS encoding 6,7-dimethyl-8-ribityllumazine synthase: MVQTLDPQRDVASLRVAIVRSTYHSWATGKMLEAAVDRWRRLGGHEQSLVVASAAGTWELPAIARALAQSGAVDAIVALGAVIRGETDHFEYICQGVTQALADVTSRTGVPVGFGVLTCDTAEQVKARTGGDAGNKGAEAMDAAVQTALMIRAVQAMRPGES; the protein is encoded by the coding sequence ATGGTTCAAACTCTCGATCCACAGCGTGATGTTGCCTCGCTTCGCGTGGCGATCGTCCGAAGCACCTACCATTCCTGGGCTACGGGAAAGATGCTCGAAGCAGCCGTCGATCGCTGGCGGCGCCTCGGCGGGCATGAGCAGTCGCTGGTTGTGGCCAGCGCTGCGGGCACATGGGAGTTGCCCGCCATCGCCCGCGCCTTGGCGCAGAGCGGAGCAGTGGATGCCATCGTCGCCCTGGGCGCGGTCATTCGCGGTGAGACGGACCATTTCGAGTACATCTGCCAGGGAGTTACGCAGGCGCTGGCTGACGTGACCTCGCGCACTGGCGTGCCCGTTGGTTTTGGCGTGCTCACCTGCGACACCGCCGAGCAGGTCAAGGCCCGCACGGGAGGCGATGCAGGCAACAAGGGCGCGGAGGCCATGGACGCCGCCGTGCAGACCGCACTCATGATTCGGGCCGTGCAGGCAATGCGGCCAGGGGAAAGTTGA
- the ftsY gene encoding signal recognition particle-docking protein FtsY produces MGLFSSTVGAIKKGLSRTRDSFVGGLRSLLRGRKLSEDVIDEIESRLIQADVGVRTTTRLIEHLREQYRAGKVTQGEQVIGFLKTELKSYWPAANRQIARAACKPTVILVAGINGAGKTTSVAKIAKSLLDEKRSVMLAACDTFRAGAVNQLTIWSQRLGVPIIKGQQNSDPASVAFDACEAAMARGVDVLVIDTAGRLHTQDPLMKQLIKIRDVVAKRIAGAPHEVLLVLDATTGQNAIEQAKKFKEAINVTGIFLAKLDGTAKGGIVIAIREAVDIPVKLIGVGESPEDVEPFDPETFIESMFAE; encoded by the coding sequence ATGGGGCTCTTCTCCTCGACCGTCGGAGCGATCAAAAAGGGGCTGTCGCGCACCCGCGACTCGTTCGTGGGGGGCCTGCGGTCGCTGTTGCGCGGTCGGAAGCTCTCCGAAGACGTCATCGACGAGATCGAATCGCGCCTCATCCAGGCCGACGTGGGGGTCCGCACGACCACGCGGCTGATCGAGCATCTGCGCGAGCAGTATCGGGCAGGCAAAGTCACACAGGGCGAGCAGGTCATCGGGTTCCTCAAGACGGAACTCAAGTCTTACTGGCCCGCGGCAAATCGACAGATCGCGCGCGCTGCATGCAAGCCGACGGTGATCCTCGTCGCCGGCATCAATGGCGCGGGCAAAACCACCAGCGTCGCCAAGATTGCCAAGAGCCTGCTCGACGAGAAGCGCAGCGTCATGCTGGCCGCGTGCGACACGTTCCGAGCCGGGGCGGTGAATCAACTGACGATCTGGTCTCAACGCCTCGGCGTTCCGATCATCAAGGGCCAGCAGAATTCCGATCCCGCCTCCGTGGCGTTCGACGCCTGCGAAGCGGCGATGGCGCGCGGCGTGGATGTACTCGTCATCGACACCGCCGGTCGGCTGCACACGCAGGATCCGCTGATGAAGCAGCTCATCAAGATCCGCGACGTGGTCGCCAAGCGCATTGCCGGCGCGCCGCACGAGGTGCTGCTTGTGCTCGACGCGACCACCGGCCAGAATGCCATTGAGCAGGCGAAGAAGTTCAAGGAGGCGATCAACGTCACGGGCATCTTCCTCGCCAAACTCGACGGCACGGCCAAGGGCGGCATCGTCATCGCGATCCGCGAGGCGGTGGACATCCCCGTCAAACTCATCGGCGTCGGCGAATCGCCCGAAGACGTCGAACCCTTCGACCCCGAAACGTTCATCGAGTCGATGTTCGCGGAATAG
- a CDS encoding homoserine dehydrogenase: MIRLLDTPVSISKAISRIAILGCGNVGSEVVRQLQSRSSIEVVSVLVRDLARERPAPRDLLTDSFDDVLVSRPDVVIELLGGVEPARTHIEAALQRGVPVVTANKSVIARHGESLHRIAGTRGVHLRYEAAVGAGVPVLAALDQLRGDRISAIRGIVNGTCNFILERVEKTRCSISEALVQAQGFGYAEPDPSADITGRDSAEKLCVLAHRAGWGWPRVQDVHTTGIESITAEDVQCALRQHCVIRLVAEAQCDGNGRLSLRVGPTLVPRGHALAAARGCENAFEIIAKHAGAIRLHGPGAGAKPTASAVISDLLAMVPARRHAAAREATSTAAQPLEEVPAMRRHYIRAVAPGRAFSPERVFAALNLHGIDVDTTELVDQRAVVHTMPVGRDRALALARHLVNDEMRHCLVAPYVEPDDRPVSRWRTRS; this comes from the coding sequence TCAGCCGCATCGCCATCCTCGGGTGCGGCAACGTCGGCTCGGAGGTGGTCCGGCAACTGCAGTCGCGGTCGTCGATCGAGGTCGTCTCTGTGCTCGTGCGCGATCTCGCACGCGAGCGGCCCGCGCCGCGCGACCTGCTGACCGATTCATTTGACGACGTACTCGTGAGTCGGCCTGACGTTGTGATCGAACTGCTTGGCGGCGTCGAGCCCGCGCGCACGCATATCGAAGCGGCGCTGCAGCGCGGCGTACCGGTCGTGACGGCCAACAAGTCGGTCATCGCGCGGCATGGCGAATCGCTGCACCGAATCGCCGGCACGCGAGGCGTTCACTTGCGGTACGAAGCCGCGGTCGGCGCCGGCGTGCCGGTGCTCGCCGCGCTCGACCAGCTGCGCGGCGACCGGATCAGCGCGATTCGCGGCATCGTCAACGGCACGTGCAATTTCATCCTCGAACGCGTTGAGAAGACGCGCTGTTCGATCTCTGAGGCGCTGGTCCAGGCCCAGGGCTTCGGATACGCCGAACCGGATCCCTCGGCCGACATCACCGGCCGCGACAGCGCGGAGAAACTGTGCGTTCTGGCGCACCGGGCCGGCTGGGGATGGCCGCGCGTTCAGGACGTGCACACGACCGGGATCGAATCGATCACGGCCGAGGACGTGCAGTGCGCGCTGCGGCAGCACTGCGTTATTCGCCTGGTCGCCGAGGCGCAGTGCGATGGCAATGGGCGCCTGTCGCTGCGCGTTGGGCCCACTCTCGTTCCGCGCGGTCATGCGCTGGCGGCGGCGAGGGGATGCGAGAATGCGTTCGAGATCATCGCGAAGCACGCCGGAGCGATTCGACTGCACGGCCCCGGCGCCGGAGCAAAGCCGACCGCCAGCGCGGTCATCAGCGACCTGCTCGCGATGGTGCCTGCGCGCCGTCACGCAGCGGCGCGCGAAGCGACGTCCACAGCCGCCCAGCCGCTGGAAGAAGTTCCCGCGATGCGTCGGCACTACATCCGCGCTGTCGCGCCGGGCAGAGCCTTCTCTCCGGAGCGGGTATTCGCGGCCCTGAATCTGCATGGAATCGATGTGGACACGACCGAGCTCGTGGATCAGCGCGCCGTGGTGCACACCATGCCCGTCGGCCGCGATCGCGCCCTGGCGCTGGCGCGTCATCTCGTCAATGATGAGATGCGCCACTGCCTCGTGGCGCCTTATGTCGAGCCGGACGACCGGCCCGTCAGCCGCTGGAGGACGCGTTCGTAG